Sequence from the Sardina pilchardus chromosome 15, fSarPil1.1, whole genome shotgun sequence genome:
TTTGTGAGGGACTACTACAGAGAATGCCGCTTTGTTGAGCACTGCCACCAGACcgacacacacccctcctcaggGAAGTGCTCGCCTGCTCCGCCGACACAGTTCAAAGGTCAAGAAAACTGTGGCGCTCCTGTTCACAGCCAGGGACAACAGCAGGGCTGTGTGAGAGAGCCCTTTCAGAGAGAGCCATATGGAGCTGACATGCCTGACACAGGTAAACAAGACCCCGCTCCACGCGACTACTTAAAAACCACTTtaaattctgattctgattgcaAAGTGGATAGCAGCGAGGGGGATCAAGTTGCACCCAAGGTCCTGGCACAGGAAAGCCTCGACAAATCCAGCCCCAGTAACTCTCCCATCCTCCCATCCCAAGTTTCGTGTGGGGAGCTGACTTCTGCCAAcacgccgcagcagcagcagcagcagcagcatcaacagAGCTGTTCCCAGATGGGGGAGAGCACAACTAATGCTGAGCGGCTGCCCTCCAGTGCAGCACAGGGACCGAAGCCCGCACCagagcccgagcccgagcccgagcccgagccgTGCCTGCCGTGGCCAAAGAAGAAACAGAGGGCCGTCCGGGACCAAATCCGACGAGTTGTCGTGGAACTGGAGGGGATTTTGCACGGCCTAAAAGAGGTTCATCTGGAGATGAAAGAGgtaaaaaaaattacatttcCATTTCTTGCCCGAAGGATTGGAAAAAAGACTAATTCTGAAACATTAATGACATAAATTATTAATGACCCACAAGCAACATTGAATTGAGCTGTGTTTTGAGACATTTCCGATAGCTTTCAATATATTCATATAATTCAGTGTTACGAATTGTTGGGTACAAATGGACCAGCTTCATTTGCATGTAAACACAGCATTCCCAGAGCAATTATGGGCTATGCTGCTGTTCACTCTAATCCATCCAGAAATACAGCAGGTTCAGATAATGTAGCATAAGAAGAGGACAGCAGAGGAGGCCAGTGCTCAGAATGATGAAGGCAGGAGAGCAATAGCTGTTTGATATGCTCCATTTACCAAATGCATGCACTGGCAGAAAGCAATGCTCATGCAACACCTTTTTTTCAGAGTCCACTCATCCACAGATGTTGGAAACAGCTGGAAcaagttatttatttaaatacTTTGCCGCTACTGTATGAAAACATTACCGTGGATAATGGTGTAATTGCCATAAAAGCGTCCCCATAATACGCCCACTTTCGGGGTGTTTTTATCCCTCCATGCCAGATTCTGGTCTGACAAATTCAGAGCAGGGGATGGGGCCACTTTGTCTGTGCACAGAGAGCTGCTGTGGAGATGTTAGTGTCATCTTTCTGCCTCACAGGTGGTCCAACAGATTGAGCTCCTGACCTCAGACATTGACCTCACGGGGGACGAGCCGCACGCCGGTCTCCATAGTGACACGctgggcagcagcagctccagcggGGTGATGGTGGGCTGCTCGCGGGCGGAGGGGGAGGACAGTGGGGACGTGGAGTCGGGCAGGGCAGACAGTGCCCCCTCCTCCCAAAAGAGCGTCGCCTCAGAGAGCAGCAGCCCCGTGTCGTTCAGCACTGTGGCCAATGCCAAGACACAGCACACTCCGAACTCTAATGAGGACCACAACACTTCGCCAAATTACCCACTTAACACTGATTCTCCACCAGCTAACCCGTCCAGTGGCCCCAAGCCAaagggcaggagggagggaataAAACCAGCCATCTTGAGGGCAGTCACTCTAGGAGCCAGGGGCAAGAAGCCCCCGCCGTACCCCCACCAGCACCCCAAAACCACCAGGCCAGACAAGGGAAGGGATTGTCCCCCGTACCCAGTGAAACGCAGGCTGCTCTCCACCACAGTCTGAGGGACCCGGGGCGCCagggctgctgccgctgctggttGGCACAGTTCTCACCAGCTGTGAGAGAGGTCGGTCTCCACGGTGACAGGAACCTTTCAGTGAGTATGAAGCCGGAACCCCTGCTGTGTCCTGACTGAAATTGATGTGTTCTTATTTAGCGGGCTGCTTCGACTGGCTTTGTGCCAGAGCGACACAGtgcacacagttttttttttccacagaaaaaaaaagcttgtgGTCCCTTGTTAAATGTTACGCTTCTGCCTCGGCATTGAAACGTGTCAGAAGAAAACAGCTCTCTGTGTAATTACCTGAGTGGGTCCCTTACTGGGCCTCCCTGGCAATGTTTAAGTAGCTGCTTACAAGGTAAGCGAAATATGCTAGCTAATGAAAATCATTACTGACACGCTTGCATTTGCTGCACAACGTAATTATAATAGAATTAGAGTTTCAAAACTGAGCACCCTGAGCTTGATTCAGAGTACTTATCACCCCCATAGAGGACGTTGGAAATCATTACAGCTACAAGACATAATTTAAACGCCTTCTGTTGGCAGAATTTTGTAATGAGGGGGGAATATTTGTGCTAATACTTTGGATTAGTATGTATTGTGCTGCCTG
This genomic interval carries:
- the LOC134102256 gene encoding uncharacterized protein LOC134102256, yielding MLIQVAGSGRQALCSTPPLSRPDFTIMFADARQGGRDRVYQNNNGTHHHHHHHHPWPHKVPGFPLELRRAVSERKMTCDKNGSLPFVAKEHTAKSHESTGGSGGDLSNRPWWRQTKLPFAARDGRAQPDVAGYSCAPEASPARWSRSVGREKKHCLFVRDYYRECRFVEHCHQTDTHPSSGKCSPAPPTQFKGQENCGAPVHSQGQQQGCVREPFQREPYGADMPDTGKQDPAPRDYLKTTLNSDSDCKVDSSEGDQVAPKVLAQESLDKSSPSNSPILPSQVSCGELTSANTPQQQQQQQHQQSCSQMGESTTNAERLPSSAAQGPKPAPEPEPEPEPEPCLPWPKKKQRAVRDQIRRVVVELEGILHGLKEVHLEMKEVVQQIELLTSDIDLTGDEPHAGLHSDTLGSSSSSGVMVGCSRAEGEDSGDVESGRADSAPSSQKSVASESSSPVSFSTVANAKTQHTPNSNEDHNTSPNYPLNTDSPPANPSSGPKPKGRREGIKPAILRAVTLGARGKKPPPYPHQHPKTTRPDKGRDCPPYPVKRRLLSTTV